The genomic stretch GAAAACGGATGCTCGTGATGGTGCTCCAGTCGATCCGCTCGGAACTCGATTTTGCGTATGGCGATACGGGACTTTCCGAGTTTAAGAAGGCCATCGATCACCTCAACGAGGCGATCAGCCTGACGGAGAGTATGGATCTCGGGGCCGCGTCGGAGCGGATAGGGAGGGCCGTCAGCGCCGCCACGACCGCAGCCCAGGCCGCATGGGAGACGCTCAACGAGCATGAACTCCTCTGATCTCCTCCGTTTCCTGAGAGCACGGTCTTCTGTCCGGGAATACTCCGGGGAGCCGCTCGATCCGGAGGATATCGACTACATCCTCGCCTGCGCGAGTACGGCGCCGAGCGCCGGCAACCGCGAGGCATGGGATGTCGTCATCGTCACCGACGACGATGTCAGGCTGGAACTCGCGTCGGCGGCCCTGGAGCAGGTGCACATCCGTGAAGCCCCGGCGGTCTTCGTGGTCTGTGCGAACTACGTCCGGTCGATGTCGCACTACGGGGAGCGGGGGATCCTCTACGCGCTCGAGGACGCCACGATCGCCTGCACCTACATGATGCTCGCCGCCCACGCCCGGGACCTGCACTCGTGCTGGACGGGGGCGTTCGAGGAGAGCGAGGTTCGCGATCTTCTCGGCCTTCCGCAGCATATCCGCCCCGTCGCGCTTCTCGCGGTCGGGAAGGGGAGGCCGCCGCTCGAACCTATGGAGCGGATGCCGGTGGACGAGCACGTGCACCGCGAGACCTGGTAGGATCAAACATTCTCGGAGAGAATAATGTCGGATTATTTGGTTACGCTTGAATCAGCGTGGATAATTAAAGATGTCAAGTCTATGGACGACGCCGTGAGCATCGCGATCAGCGAGGCCGGGAAGCGGCTCAACCCCTCGGCGAAGTTCGTGGAGATCGAGGCGGGGATGATCGCCTGCCCCTTCTGCGAGGGGGAGTTGAACACCGCGCTCGTGGTCGCCGGCACCGCCCTCGTCGGGCTCGTGCTGCAGATGAAGGTCTTCCGTGCGGAGTCCGAAGAGCACGCGGCAAGGATAGCGAAGTCGGTCGTCGGGAAGGCGCTGCACGACGTGCCGCTGAAGGTCCAGGAAGTGCAGGAGTTATGATCTCCGTCGTCGGGCATACCGCCATCGACCACCTCTTCCGGGTGCCGAAACTCCCCGGGCGGCATAACTCGACCTACATCACCGGTCACGAGGTCTACTTCGGCGGCGGGGCGGCGAACATCGCGGCCGGGATTGCGATGCTCGGGGAGCGGTGCCGGCTGGTCTCCACGGTCGGCGGCGACTTCCCGGGGAGCGACTACGACCGGTGGCTGCACGGTCTCGAGATCGTGCAGGACTTCACCCAGGTGAAGGATGCCCGGACCGCGACCGCGTACGTCTTCACGGACGACGACGGCGACC from Methanoculleus chikugoensis encodes the following:
- a CDS encoding DUF555 domain-containing protein; translation: MSDYLVTLESAWIIKDVKSMDDAVSIAISEAGKRLNPSAKFVEIEAGMIACPFCEGELNTALVVAGTALVGLVLQMKVFRAESEEHAARIAKSVVGKALHDVPLKVQEVQEL
- a CDS encoding nitroreductase family protein, with translation MNSSDLLRFLRARSSVREYSGEPLDPEDIDYILACASTAPSAGNREAWDVVIVTDDDVRLELASAALEQVHIREAPAVFVVCANYVRSMSHYGERGILYALEDATIACTYMMLAAHARDLHSCWTGAFEESEVRDLLGLPQHIRPVALLAVGKGRPPLEPMERMPVDEHVHRETW